DNA sequence from the Methanolobus sp. ZRKC5 genome:
TCTGGTTTGCTTGCGACAGATATAATTGAACGGATTACAGATGTTATGTAGAGGTGTTTTGATATGGGGCAGGACAACAGAATAATAAACGTGGATATCGAAAGAAAGTGGGTACGAATAGCTATAAATCACGGAAAGGATGAGGAAATCCTTAAACTCAGCCTTACTGAGGCCACTGACCTGAAAGAACAACTAAATAGTACTATTGAGGATTACCTGCAAAGGCAGAACATAAGAATTGACTAAATAACGGTGATTCATTGGAAGCTAAATTCACACATATTGAAAACGACCGCGCGGTAATGGTGGACATCAGCAGCAAAGATGTCATTGTAAGGAAAGCGATAGCTTCCGGAGAGATAGTTCTCAATGATGCAACCATAGAAAGGATACGCACAGGGACTGTTGAGAAAGGCAATGTACTTTCCACTGCGCGAGTAGCTTCAATTCTTGCGGTTAAAAAGACCCCTGAACTTATTCCCATGTGTCATCAGATTCCAATAACTTCAGTGGATGTGGACTTTTCAATTTATGATAATATCGTTTGTGCAAAAGTAGAAGTACGTTCTGTGGGAAAGACCGGTGTTGAAATGGAAGCACTTACTGGTGTCTCAGTTGCCTTACTTACGGTATGGGACATGGTGAAGTCCGCAGAAAAAGACGAAACAGGCAACTATCCAGCTACCGGTATACAAAACATCAAGGTTCTTGAGAAAGTAAAAATGAACCAAAACTAATGTATTATAGTGGTACATTAGGGAGAATTCAAATTATCCATTAATCAAATCTTAAAGAGGTACATTATTTGAAAATCATAGGAGGACCAGCATCCCAGGCTCTTTCATCAAGGGTTGCAAGGGAGATGAATATCGACCCTACTGTGTGTGACTTTACAAAGTTTCCTGATGGGGAATTGTATTCACGCATACTTGATGAAGATGTGGATGAAGTTACCATTATCCAGAGTACGACTACGGACTCTGATCTTGTTGCATTACTGCAGCTGATAGACGCCTGCGAGGATTCACCTGTCATAAATGTGGTCATACCCTACATGGGATATGCAAGGCAGGATAAAAAATTCAAAACCGGTGAACCCATAACCGCAAGGGCAATTGCAAGGACGATCAACGCTGACAGGATATTTACTGTGAATATCCATGAGTCCAGTGTGCTGAACTATTTCAACGCAGACGCTTTTGACCTGGATGCATCCCGTTTGATCGGTTACCACATAAGGTCTCTTAATCTCAGCGATCCCCTGATAGTATCACCTGACAAGGGTGCAATAAGCCTTGCAGAAAATACTGCAGATGACGTGGGTTTTGAATTTGATTATCTGGAAAAGGTCCGTCATTCAGGTGACACCGTTTCTATCAAGGCCAAGCATGTTGACGTAATGGACAGGGATATCATCATCATTGATGATATGATAGCCACAGGGGGCACCATGGCAGAATCAATAAAATTGCTTAAATCCCAGGGTGCAAAGGATGTTTATCTTGCATGTGTCCATCCGGTATTGGCAAGAAATGCTGTGTTGCGCTTATTCAATGCGGGGGTAAAAGATATCATTGCAACAGATACAATAGAAAAAGCACAGAGTTGTGTCAGTGTTGCGCCTCTCATAGCCAATGCTTTAAGAAGTATATAATCATTATTATATTGAGGATTGATCATGACGTTACCCGATGTTTGCCCCAGGGACGGAGTTTCCCACTGTAAGAAGAAAGACTGCCACCTTTACGTAGTCGAATGGCGTACAGGGGACGAGCAATGCGTAATAGGGTATAGTTCAACTCATAAAGAGCTTTCAAAGTCCATGCCAATGGAAGACACCTATGCCCAAAGTACACGCACAAGGCTTGGCAAACAAACAGGGCGTGAAAGCAGATCCTGGCCGGAACCTGGTGTTGGTAAGGCAGCTGAAAGGAAGCATCTTGAAAGACCTGTATATGATAATGTTGAAACCATTGTTGCAAAGCCTGAAATGAAGCCGGTTTTTGTTGAGGGCCAGGAAGAAGTGGTTGTCAACAACAAAGATACTACGGTTATTGAATCAAGGCACAGTGATGAGAAAAAGGAAAAAGATAGCAGGAAAATCAAGTCTCTGGATGAGGTGATGGACCTGGATCTTCCTGAGAACTATGAGAAAGAATTTTGGGAATAGTTCTTCTTTATAATTATGGAAAATGGAACATTTTGCAGAGTCTACGATTTGCTTCTGGATGAACTGGGGCCACAATACTGGTGGCCTGCAGACACGGCATTTGAGGTTGTTATAGGGGCTTTGCTTACCCAACAGACAAAATGGACAAATGTAGAAAAAGCTATTATTGGCCTGAAAGGAAATAATCTTCTTGAAGTCCAGGCTCTTGCAGATGCCGATATTGAATTGCTGGAAGAGCTTGTGAAATGTTGCGGTTTTTACCGGCAGAAGGCTTCTCGTCTTAAGGAAATAGCAACTTTTTTTGCACAGCAGGGGATAGAGAATGTTTTTTCCATGCCTGTGGAGGAACTTCGCAAGATAATGTTGTCCCTTAAAGGTATTGGAAATGAAACTGCAGATAGTATTGTACTCTACGCTGCCAATAAACCCAAATTCGTCATAGATGCCTATACAACCCGCATGATGAAATGTATCGGTATCCAGGGCAATTATATGCAATTACAACGGATGTTTGAGGCAGAACTTCCTGAAGATATCGAAATATATAAGGAATACCATGCTCTCATAGTTGAGTACTCAAAAGTCTATTGTGGCAGAAACCGATGTGATGAATGTATTCTGAAGGAATTGAATGAGAATGGACATTGAAACCTATAAAATGATATATGACCGCCTGGAAAGTGTCAATGACATAGAATGCGTTGCTCAACAGTTTGCGCAGCCTCTTGGTACTATCCATTCCATACTTAATCAGAAGATCGTTACAAAGGTAAAGAGGATTTTCTCAAAGGTTAAGAACAAGGGCCACAGGCATTACAGGCAGTGGAAAAAAGGCAACAGTATATCAGATATCGCAAAGAAAAATGATATACCTGCGACTCTTATGGTTTCAATGCTGCTCAAGGAGATGGGTATTCCAAAGAAAGGTTTCCTAAGGAACCTGGATGATTATCCGGATGGCCGCCTCAAAAAGGAAGTTCTGGAAGCAATGGAATTCGATTACTTCTTTTCCCCGAAGGCACATGATCTGTATGCGGAAAAGGGAGAACTGGGGGAATCTGTTCTTGCTACATGGCTTACTGAAAAAGGATTGACTTACAGATCAGAAAATGACTTGAGAGCCGAGGGCTTCACAAAAACTCCTGACTTTCTGCTGGATGAAGAACTTGAGGTCGATGGTGTACAGGTTTCCTGGATAGAAAGCAAGGCTCTTTTTGGTGATGAGAAGGAACATGCCTATTATATTAAAAAACAGTTCAGGGAATACGAGGAGAATTATGGTATCGGCATGATAGTTTACTGGTACGGTTTCATTGATGACATCAGTTATAATGGTAATCTCATAAAGGATTACGAGTTCTTCGGTGAGGACTGGGATATGGTCGAAGAACTTCTGAACTTCAAGACTTATTGGTAGAATTTGCTACTCTTATTCATTCAGTTCTTTTTTTGACATGACATTTTTTGTATATACTTGATATACACCTTCCTCGTCATATACAACCACTTCTTTATTGATGGTGGCATGGTTTCCGTGAACAACTAAAAAAGGCCATAGCTCGTTTGTCTCAGGATCTCGTTGGTTTTTCATATTGAAGATATCCTCTGAAGTGCTTATCGACATCCTGTGTAAACTCTGGGTAATACGAGTCATATTTATCAGAATACTACCTGTTTATTAATATCTTTCGAGTTGCATTTGTATTAGGTCACCATCTGTCCGTAAGGGGACAATAACTTCTTACTCGAATCCTGATTGTATTTTCTTCTTAAGCAAAGATTATAATAGTAACAATCATCTAAGGTTACTGGCTTTCAAACAGCTAAACATTCAATATTCTTATTCATAGATCGGTGAAATAATGGCAGAGATTACACATTGGGCAGATGTCATAGCAGACGAGGTGTTAGCAAAGGGCAAAAAACATCTTGTTGCAACAGGCATCACTCCCTCAGGTCACATTCATATTGGTAACATGCGCGAGGTCGTAACCGCAGATGTAGCATACAGGGCTCTTATTGACAAAGGTGCAGAGGCTGAGTTCATCTACATTGCAGATACCTACGACCCACTTAGAAAAGTCTATCCTTTTCTGGATGAAAGTTATGCAGAACATGTTGGTAAACCTCTTTCGGAGGTTCCATGTCCATGCGGCGAACACAAGAATTATTCGGAACACTTCCTTGAACCTTTCCTGGAAGCTCTTGATCATCTGGGAATCCATCCGAAAGTCTACAGGGCAGATGAGCTCTACAAAGAGGGGGTCTATGTTGAAGCTATAAAACAGGCTCTTGCAAAGAAGGATGAGATCGCAGAAATCCTGCAGAAGAGATCTGGCAAGGTTCCGGTCGAGACCTGGAATCCTTTCAATCCGATTTGCCTTGAATGTGGTAAGGTCAACACGACAATTGTAACTGGTTTTGATCTGGATGCAGAGACTGTGGGTTATGATTGTTCATGCGGACACAGTGGAACAGTATCTATGAAGGGTGGCGGTAAACTCACATGGCGTGTGGACTGGCCAGCCAGGTGGAAGGCACTTGGGGTTTCAGTAGAGCCTTTCGGAAAAGATCATGCATCAAGGGGCGGTTCATATGATACGGGGCAGGATATAGTCAAAGATATATTCGGATATGAGGCTCCGCATCCAATAGTCTATGAATGGATCATGCTTGGTCAAAAAGGTGCCATGTCATCATCAACAGGTGTTGTTGTTTCCATTTCAGATATGCTTAAGGTAGTCCCTCCTGAGGTACTGCGTTACCTTATCATCCGCACAAAGCCTGAAAAGCATATAAGGTTCGACCCGGCATTACCGCTGCTCACACTTGTTGATGAGTTCGAACGCCTGCAATCAAGTGACAAGGCTACATCATACGATAAAAGGATGATAGAGCTCTCACACGCAGCAGGGCTTTGCCATACGGATATCCCCTTTAAGCACATGACTACGATATATCAGGTTGCAGCAGGCGATTTTGATAGAATAATGAACATTGTCAAAAGAGCAGGCTATGATACTTCAAATGAAAAGTGCATACGTGAACTTACTGATAATGTAGGAAACTGGCTTGAGATGTATGCTCCTGACAATGCAAAGTTCAGTGTACAAGAAGGAATATCTGTAAATGCTGCAAATCTCACTCCCTTCCAGAGAGCATTCCTGAACTCATTCTCAGACATGCTGGAAAAAAGTGGTGAATTGACAGGTGAGGACTATCATAATCTGGTATATTCCTCAAAGGAAGCTGGCTCCGAATTAAATACAATGATAGCGGCTGCAGTGGATGTAAGCCCGGAGTCATTGGAAGTAAATCCTAAGGAACTCTTCAAGGCAATATACATCTCTGTACTCGACCAGGCATCAGGTCCAAAGGCAGGCTGGTTCCTTTCCTCACTCGAGAAGGACTTCCTTATCAAACGCTTCAGGGATGCAGCAGCATACAGACCCTGATCATGGAAAACAGTTCTTTCCCGGGCAATAGTTCAAAGTCTCATTTCTTTGCCTGGGATGAAGAATACAAACATGTGACATGGGGGGGTCCCAGGTCGATATCAATGCTTGAGGGGTTGATAATCCCTTCATCCCGTGTGCTTGATCTTGGTTGTGGAAATGGCAGATTCCTTCTTCCTCTATCCCGTAAATATGAGTCAGTGGGTACTGATGTATCAGCAACTGCTGTTAGCAGGGCTCGCTCTTACATTTCCAAGAACAATAGCAATGATAATTCGCAGGCTGAATGCCTTGTATCAAGCATAACCTCCCTTCCTTTTTCTGATAATTCTTTTGATGCTGTCCTTTGTCTTGGTGTCGTCCAGCATCTGATGGAAGAGGAAAGACAGATGGCAATAAGTGAGATTAAGAGAATCATGAAAAGCGGAGCTATTCTTGTCATTGAAGTTTTCGGGACCGGGGATATGAGATACGGTGGCGAAGAGATCGAAAAAAACACCTTCTGCAGGAAAAGCGGTATTATATACCACTACTTTACGAAAGAGGAGCTTTCATCTCTGCTCTGCGGATTTGAAATTATAGAAATGAAAGATAATATCTCAGAGAAAATATTTGATGGCAAGCCACACAGGCGCCATCAGCTAAGGGCAATAGTCCGCCTTTAGAATGCAATTCCAAGATAGCTTAATGCAATTATCAGCAATGCACCTACGATGCCTGCAATTGCACAGACCAAAATGACTATCCAGTCGTAAGCAATTTCCAGTCCAAATACCAGATTTGCGACAACGAGCACTATAAGTCCCATGATAGTGTTAATTACCATGTTTTTTACAGTCTTTAATACCTTCCAGAGAAGAATTGCAGCTACGATAGCTACGATAAGAATCACTATTTCAGTTACCATGATCACCACTTTTATATTACGATGATAAGTATTTAATGATTACTAAAAAATTAAGGTTTGTTGGAAGCTTTAAGGAATAGGTCAATTTCTTCCTTCATGGCATTGATACTATCATATTCTTTGGTGATGATTCTTTTATCTCCAAGTATCATCGCAGAAACGTTTGAATCAGGCGTGTGCAAACACAGGACCGGAAGTTCCCTGTGTAGTGCGCTGGAAATTTCATAACCAACGCCAATAGAAGGAATGCTCACTTCAGCTATAACGCAGTGGCTTTTTTCAAGGAACTCCATGTCACGTATGTATATCTCCCGCTCTGTTAGCAGAGATTCGGTTTTTTCAAGTTCCGGGTCAGCTACATGCCAGCTAAGTACATCATGTCCATTCTCTTGAAGATAGCTACACATCTCAATATAAGTGGACAGCATATCCCTGCCTCCTCTGATTGATGCTGAAAGGAATACGTTCATAGTACCCCTCTGTGGTAATGTCCTCTTGTGGGATATTCACTAATATCACTGGATTCCCATGCTTGCCTTTTGTTTTTACTGAGGTGAGAATCGATTCCATCCCTGTAGGCACGTGTAGCTTTTTCCACATGTTCGTTCTTCATCGTTCTTGCATCTATTCTGAGTCTTGAAAGACCTGCATTGATAAGGTGTGGTACGTCTTCCAGCAGGCAGAGCTCCCTTGAATTATATACATGTGTTCTGCAATCTGAATCAGTTCGTACCAGGAATTCATAACCTTTCTCATCAACTAACTCGAATTTGCCACTCTTACAATGGGAACCGCAATCTTCCTTGTTGCCCAGTATGCCACCTATAAGACAATGTTCAGATTCCATTACCTGAATGCCGCCGTGTACGATGTATTCACAATTGCCGTATTTTGCTATCTTTGTTATCTGTCCGAGATTCATTTCCGCTGAAAGAACCACAGTGTCTGCGCCTTTCTCTGTCAGGAATTCAAGAGTATTCCGGTTGAATACATTCATGGGACTGTCAGTTATAATTTTCATATCGGATGCTGCTGATTCCAAAATCCTTCTGAAAACTCCCGCATTTGCGACTACAACTCCACTAAAGCCGAGCTTTTTTGCCAGTTCTATCCTGTCCGTAAGTTTTCCCATTTCCGCATCTTTTACGATCACAGGGGTATGAAGGTACAATGGTATTTCTTTTTCTGTAGCAAAAGCAATGGCTGAGCTCCACTCTTCATTTTCAAGCATCTTTCCATCGCTATCAAGATATACGATATCTGCTCCACCCTTGATTGCAGATTTGAGGGCTTTGGAATTGTTAACACTGACAGAAAGCAGTATTCTTTCTTCACTGCTCTCCGGTTCATGCTCTTCTTTTTCTTCCACTGCTGTTGGGGCACTATCAGTGGCAGGCTTGATGTGTGGCTGTCTTCTGTACTTGTCTATTCTCAATTTTTCAAGTTCTGATATTGCTTCAGTCCTTGCGTTGTTCAGTTCCTTTATGGGTATGAATGCGTCTTCAGGGATATCTATCTTGATATCAGCAGGCTCAAAAACTGTGTTTCCTGTCTTGGAAAGTTGTTTTTTCACATCTTCTGCAGTTGTTGGCCTCTTCTGGGATTTTTCAACCACATAATCTGAAATAACCTTTGAGCTGTTATTTTCATCATCAGAAACTGAGAGTTCCATTTTCTCTCCGATGTGTGCCTTCATACTAACGGATACAGGGATTTTGCGTATTGGTGAAGGTGAGCTAAATGAACTCTGTAGCTCTTTCATCAAGGAATCATCCAGTGTTTTGTAAACGATTGTTCCGGCCTTAAGTTTCTCTTCAAAATTAGTGGAGATGATGTCACCATTTCCTGCATTCTTTACCGGCTCGTTATCAACGAACATCCCTCTTATTATGGTTCCTGACTCACGGTAGCCTTCAAAACCAATTCCATCTCCGAGTTCAAGTTCTCCGGTGAGTTCTATTAGCAGGCTGCTGCGTTTCTGGTTGTATCCACTCACTTTTCCAATTATGATGCCCTGGTTATGTGGTCTTTGGCGGCTCATAAGGTCACCTGCCGGGTCACCTTCGAAATAAGCTGTTGTGAATTCCCTGTTGAAGAGCTGCTCAAGTTGTGTGGATTCTTCTTGAGTTACGAAGTAATTGTCGGGGTCCGCTGCAAACCTATCTATCAGGCGACGGTATATGCTTACAACCCCGGCAACGTATTCGGGGCGTTTCATACGACCTTCTATTTTGAAGGAATCAATTCCTGAATTTACGAGTTCAGGTAGTAACTCTGATGTGTTTAGATCTTTTGGACTTAAAAGATATTTTCCTTCTGTTTTTGTTTCCAGTCCGTTATTCAGTAATTTGTATTGTTTGCGGCATGGTTGGGCGCAGTAGCCACGGTTACCACTCCTGCCTCCTATCAAACTGCTCATGAGACACTGACCTGAGTAGCAGATACAGAGTGCTCCGTGAACGAAAGCCTCAATTTCTACTCCTGTTTCTGATTTGATAATTTTTATCTCTTCAAGTGAGAGTTCCCTTGCAAGGACTGCTCTTTTGACACCCATTTCCTTCAGTAAAAGGACTCCTTCGGTGTTGTGTGTGGTCATCTGGGTGCTTGCGTGCACCGGAAGTGTGAGGACCATTTCTCTGGCAAGTGCCAATAAGCCCATGTCCTGCACAATAATGGCATCTGTTCCCAGCTCATCAAGGGTGTACATGAGTCTAAGGGCCATTTTCATCTCACTGTCCTTGATGAGTGTGTTCATGGTAACGTAGACCTTAACTCCCCGAAGGTGGGCGAAGTCAAGCGCCTCTTTAAATTCCTCTATGGTGAAATTGCCTGCGTATGCCCTGGCGCTGAAATCCTTGATTCCAAGATATACTGCATCTGCACCGTTCTCTACGGCAGCTACGAGGGATTCCATATTTCCGGCAGGGGCTAAAAGTTCAGGAGTTCTAAGCATGATATTTGCTCAGATGAGGTTAGAGTATATAAAAGATAGCCAAAAAAGCGGGTTAAAAAATGAGTTAAAAAGTTAAAGCTGGAAAAGAAATTAATTCTTTTCCTTTTTCAGAATGTATGCTTTGAGTATGTAAAGGCCAATACCTATCACTGCCAGATTATAAAATGCTCTGACAAGGGGAACGTATTGTGATTTGAACCATGTGTAGATAACATCATTCACTATAAAATAGAACTGGAATGACGCAATGGCAATGATAATTCCCACCAGTAGCAGCATTCCTCCCCTGAAGTACTCCTCTTGTGTTCTTTCTTTCTTCTCTTTTTTCTTGTCAGCCGAAGTAAATGTCAATTTTTCCCCAGTTGTGTCCTTGATCTCCTTTTCTTCGTTCATTGCAATCTCCTCCTTGCTATGTATAGTGCTGAGATGAGGGCTATCGATGCCAATGTTCCTGTAAAGCCCGGACTTTCGGATTGCATATCTTCAGACTCGGGACTTTCTTCTGTCGGATAATCCCAGCCGTAGTCATCTTCGACTATAAAGTCAGTGGTGTCTATATTCTTATTTTGAACCAACTGGTCCCTGTCTATGGTCTTTTCAGGGTTCAGTTGTACATAGTCTTCACCGGTCTTGACAATGGTGTTGCCGTTCCATATACTGACCTCGACTACGTAATTGTAGTTGTCAGGAACAGTTAGATTTACAGATCTGATTATTGTCTCTTCAGGGTCTATCTCACCTATATTGATCCATTTTTTATCGGCGATGAGTCTGGCATCCATTTCCCTGGCTTTTACGAGTATCTTGTAGTCTCCGGTGGTTTCTGCCCCTTCGTTTTTCAGATAGATATCATTTTCAATGACGACACCCTTGGAGCTAACTCCCCTTACGATGAAATCAATTCCATCTATCTGGATTCCAGTTTCTTGCAGGTCCGTTGGCAGGTTCTCAATACCTGAAAGAATGACCTGTCTATTGTATGTGATCTTTTCGTCATGGATTATCGCTGCATTGATACGATAATTTCCATTTTTTGGAAGGTGGATCGTCTGGGTTATGATCTTTGTTTCATCTTTTTCCACTGATCCAATCTCTTTTTCCTGTTTTAGTTCAAGCAAGCCTGTTTGACTGTTGAATACTTTGATCATAATAGTAGAATTATTGCTGCTGTCTGATCCATAGTTCTCTATGTATGTTGTTACATTGAGCCAAGCATATGTGCTTTTGACACTATCTGCAGACATTTCAATATCAGTGATAATAAGCTTTGTTCCTTCATCAACCACATCAAAATCACGCAGGCATCCGCTGGATGCTGCGGAAAATAGAATGATGAGCAATATTAAAAAGGAACTTATTTTTAAACGCACATGTTTCATAGTATCCCTTCTTTTCAGAAGATGAGGTAACTATATAAACATTATTATGTGTTTTTTCGTTCCATTAATTTAATGTACAAAGTTTGGTGCAAAAGAGATTAGTCCGTACAGATGCACGGATTTTTTCCACATGTTGGACACTTGCCGGGATACTTCTCTAAAAAAGCGGTTTCAAGATCTATGTCGTAGAGGTTTGCAAGTGCGGCTATCCATGCAAAACAGTCGGCTAGCTCTTCCCTGATATTATCCATGTCCTCCCTGCGGATGGCTTCTGCAAGCTCGCCGATCTCTTCCACAAGCCAGAGGGTGGTTGCTGGTGCGCCTCTCCTTCTGTCGTTATGGGCGTAGAGATCGTACATTCTTTTCTGGAATTCTGAGATTTCCATGTCTTTCGCCTTCCTTAGAGCCTTACAGGAATGTCCTTTTCCCTGAGATATTTCTTGGTATCGTTAACAGTGTATTCACCAAAGTGGAATATACTTGCTGCCAGTGCTGCATCTGCTTTTCCTTTTGTGAATCCTTCGTACATATGTTCGGGGTTGCCTACGCCACCTGAGGCGATGATTGGTATCTCAAGATCATCAGAAAGTCTTTTTGTGATCGGGATGTCAAAACCGTCATAGGTTCCGTCCTTGTCCATGCTGGTGAGCAATATCTCTCCTGCACCGAGGTCTTCTACTTTTTTAGCCCATTGGACAGCATCTATTCCTGTTGGCTGCCTGCCGCCGTAGATGACCACTTCATACCATGCAGGGGTGCCGTCTTCAAGTTCAAGGATTGTCTTGTCAGGATGGTCCTTAACGTTTGTATTCCTCTTACAGTCGATGGCTGTGACGATG
Encoded proteins:
- a CDS encoding nucleoside 2-deoxyribosyltransferase, which translates into the protein MNVFLSASIRGGRDMLSTYIEMCSYLQENGHDVLSWHVADPELEKTESLLTEREIYIRDMEFLEKSHCVIAEVSIPSIGVGYEISSALHRELPVLCLHTPDSNVSAMILGDKRIITKEYDSINAMKEEIDLFLKASNKP
- a CDS encoding MazG nucleotide pyrophosphohydrolase domain-containing protein, encoding MEISEFQKRMYDLYAHNDRRRGAPATTLWLVEEIGELAEAIRREDMDNIREELADCFAWIAALANLYDIDLETAFLEKYPGKCPTCGKNPCICTD
- a CDS encoding pro-sigmaK processing inhibitor BofA family protein, yielding MVTEIVILIVAIVAAILLWKVLKTVKNMVINTIMGLIVLVVANLVFGLEIAYDWIVILVCAIAGIVGALLIIALSYLGIAF
- a CDS encoding ribose-phosphate diphosphokinase, whose amino-acid sequence is MKIIGGPASQALSSRVAREMNIDPTVCDFTKFPDGELYSRILDEDVDEVTIIQSTTTDSDLVALLQLIDACEDSPVINVVIPYMGYARQDKKFKTGEPITARAIARTINADRIFTVNIHESSVLNYFNADAFDLDASRLIGYHIRSLNLSDPLIVSPDKGAISLAENTADDVGFEFDYLEKVRHSGDTVSIKAKHVDVMDRDIIIIDDMIATGGTMAESIKLLKSQGAKDVYLACVHPVLARNAVLRLFNAGVKDIIATDTIEKAQSCVSVAPLIANALRSI
- a CDS encoding PGF-CTERM sorting domain-containing protein yields the protein MKHVRLKISSFLILLIILFSAASSGCLRDFDVVDEGTKLIITDIEMSADSVKSTYAWLNVTTYIENYGSDSSNNSTIMIKVFNSQTGLLELKQEKEIGSVEKDETKIITQTIHLPKNGNYRINAAIIHDEKITYNRQVILSGIENLPTDLQETGIQIDGIDFIVRGVSSKGVVIENDIYLKNEGAETTGDYKILVKAREMDARLIADKKWINIGEIDPEETIIRSVNLTVPDNYNYVVEVSIWNGNTIVKTGEDYVQLNPEKTIDRDQLVQNKNIDTTDFIVEDDYGWDYPTEESPESEDMQSESPGFTGTLASIALISALYIARRRLQ
- the hisF gene encoding imidazole glycerol phosphate synthase subunit HisF gives rise to the protein MLTKRIIPCLDVTLDEEGGTVVKGIEFVDLRKAGDPVELAKQYNEQGADELVFLDITASHEGRGTMVKVIERTADEVFIPLTVGGGINSIEDIRQILRAGADKVSINTAAINNPDLIKDASGIFGAQCIVTAIDCKRNTNVKDHPDKTILELEDGTPAWYEVVIYGGRQPTGIDAVQWAKKVEDLGAGEILLTSMDKDGTYDGFDIPITKRLSDDLEIPIIASGGVGNPEHMYEGFTKGKADAALAASIFHFGEYTVNDTKKYLREKDIPVRL
- the lysS gene encoding lysine--tRNA ligase — its product is MAEITHWADVIADEVLAKGKKHLVATGITPSGHIHIGNMREVVTADVAYRALIDKGAEAEFIYIADTYDPLRKVYPFLDESYAEHVGKPLSEVPCPCGEHKNYSEHFLEPFLEALDHLGIHPKVYRADELYKEGVYVEAIKQALAKKDEIAEILQKRSGKVPVETWNPFNPICLECGKVNTTIVTGFDLDAETVGYDCSCGHSGTVSMKGGGKLTWRVDWPARWKALGVSVEPFGKDHASRGGSYDTGQDIVKDIFGYEAPHPIVYEWIMLGQKGAMSSSTGVVVSISDMLKVVPPEVLRYLIIRTKPEKHIRFDPALPLLTLVDEFERLQSSDKATSYDKRMIELSHAAGLCHTDIPFKHMTTIYQVAAGDFDRIMNIVKRAGYDTSNEKCIRELTDNVGNWLEMYAPDNAKFSVQEGISVNAANLTPFQRAFLNSFSDMLEKSGELTGEDYHNLVYSSKEAGSELNTMIAAAVDVSPESLEVNPKELFKAIYISVLDQASGPKAGWFLSSLEKDFLIKRFRDAAAYRP
- a CDS encoding endonuclease, whose amino-acid sequence is MLLDELGPQYWWPADTAFEVVIGALLTQQTKWTNVEKAIIGLKGNNLLEVQALADADIELLEELVKCCGFYRQKASRLKEIATFFAQQGIENVFSMPVEELRKIMLSLKGIGNETADSIVLYAANKPKFVIDAYTTRMMKCIGIQGNYMQLQRMFEAELPEDIEIYKEYHALIVEYSKVYCGRNRCDECILKELNENGH
- a CDS encoding DUF3656 domain-containing protein — its product is MLRTPELLAPAGNMESLVAAVENGADAVYLGIKDFSARAYAGNFTIEEFKEALDFAHLRGVKVYVTMNTLIKDSEMKMALRLMYTLDELGTDAIIVQDMGLLALAREMVLTLPVHASTQMTTHNTEGVLLLKEMGVKRAVLARELSLEEIKIIKSETGVEIEAFVHGALCICYSGQCLMSSLIGGRSGNRGYCAQPCRKQYKLLNNGLETKTEGKYLLSPKDLNTSELLPELVNSGIDSFKIEGRMKRPEYVAGVVSIYRRLIDRFAADPDNYFVTQEESTQLEQLFNREFTTAYFEGDPAGDLMSRQRPHNQGIIIGKVSGYNQKRSSLLIELTGELELGDGIGFEGYRESGTIIRGMFVDNEPVKNAGNGDIISTNFEEKLKAGTIVYKTLDDSLMKELQSSFSSPSPIRKIPVSVSMKAHIGEKMELSVSDDENNSSKVISDYVVEKSQKRPTTAEDVKKQLSKTGNTVFEPADIKIDIPEDAFIPIKELNNARTEAISELEKLRIDKYRRQPHIKPATDSAPTAVEEKEEHEPESSEERILLSVSVNNSKALKSAIKGGADIVYLDSDGKMLENEEWSSAIAFATEKEIPLYLHTPVIVKDAEMGKLTDRIELAKKLGFSGVVVANAGVFRRILESAASDMKIITDSPMNVFNRNTLEFLTEKGADTVVLSAEMNLGQITKIAKYGNCEYIVHGGIQVMESEHCLIGGILGNKEDCGSHCKSGKFELVDEKGYEFLVRTDSDCRTHVYNSRELCLLEDVPHLINAGLSRLRIDARTMKNEHVEKATRAYRDGIDSHLSKNKRQAWESSDISEYPTRGHYHRGVL
- a CDS encoding methyltransferase domain-containing protein, which gives rise to MENSSFPGNSSKSHFFAWDEEYKHVTWGGPRSISMLEGLIIPSSRVLDLGCGNGRFLLPLSRKYESVGTDVSATAVSRARSYISKNNSNDNSQAECLVSSITSLPFSDNSFDAVLCLGVVQHLMEEERQMAISEIKRIMKSGAILVIEVFGTGDMRYGGEEIEKNTFCRKSGIIYHYFTKEELSSLLCGFEIIEMKDNISEKIFDGKPHRRHQLRAIVRL
- the moaC gene encoding cyclic pyranopterin monophosphate synthase MoaC encodes the protein MEAKFTHIENDRAVMVDISSKDVIVRKAIASGEIVLNDATIERIRTGTVEKGNVLSTARVASILAVKKTPELIPMCHQIPITSVDVDFSIYDNIVCAKVEVRSVGKTGVEMEALTGVSVALLTVWDMVKSAEKDETGNYPATGIQNIKVLEKVKMNQN
- a CDS encoding C15orf41 family protein; translation: MRMDIETYKMIYDRLESVNDIECVAQQFAQPLGTIHSILNQKIVTKVKRIFSKVKNKGHRHYRQWKKGNSISDIAKKNDIPATLMVSMLLKEMGIPKKGFLRNLDDYPDGRLKKEVLEAMEFDYFFSPKAHDLYAEKGELGESVLATWLTEKGLTYRSENDLRAEGFTKTPDFLLDEELEVDGVQVSWIESKALFGDEKEHAYYIKKQFREYEENYGIGMIVYWYGFIDDISYNGNLIKDYEFFGEDWDMVEELLNFKTYW